Proteins from a genomic interval of Schistocerca piceifrons isolate TAMUIC-IGC-003096 chromosome 3, iqSchPice1.1, whole genome shotgun sequence:
- the LOC124789759 gene encoding adult cuticle protein 1-like, which translates to MARSLAVAVLLVLSLACSGALAGLLPYAVAPYGSSYTAHAINHEVAAPVAVPAAAPLVAAPAAPLVAAAHAPLLAAPAHYTYLARR; encoded by the coding sequence GCTGTCGCCGTGCTGCTGGTGCTGTCCCTGGCGTGCTCGGGCGCGCTCGCGGGTCTGCTGCCCTACGCGGTGGCGCCTTACGGCAGCTCGTACACGGCGCACGCCATCAACCACGAGGTGGCCGCCCCCGTGGCGGTGCCTGCCGCCGCCCCCCtggtcgccgcccccgccgcccccctgGTCGCGGCCGCCCACGCGCCGCTGCTCGCCGCCCCCGCGCACTACACCTACCTGGCACGCCGCTAA